One genomic window of Meles meles chromosome 3, mMelMel3.1 paternal haplotype, whole genome shotgun sequence includes the following:
- the LOC123938676 gene encoding histone-binding protein RBBP4-like → MADKEAAFDDAVERVINEEYKIWKKNTPFLYDLVMTHALEWPSLTAQWLPDVTRPEGKDFSIHRLVLGTHTSYEQNHLVIASVQLPNDDAQFDASHYNSEKGGFGGLGSVSGKIEIEIKINHEGEVNLARYMPQNPCIIATKALSSDVLVFDYTKHPSKPDPSRECNPDLRLHGHQKEGYGLSWNPNLSGHLLSASDDHTICLWDISAIPKEGKVVDEKTIFTGHTAAVVEDVSWHLLHESLFGSVANDQKLMIWDTRSNNTSKPSHSVDAHTAEVNCLSFNPYSEFMLATGSADKTVALWDLRNLKLKLHSFESHKDEIFQVQWSPHNETILASSGTDRRLNVWDLSKIGEEQSLEDAEDGPPELLFIHGGQTAKISDFSWNPNEPWVICSVSEDNIMQVWQMAENIHNDEDPEGSVDPEGQGS, encoded by the coding sequence ATGGCCGACAAGGAAGCAGCCTTTGATGACGCAGTAGAACGTGTGATCAACGAAGAgtacaaaatatggaaaaagaacaCCCCTTTTCTTTACGATTTGGTGATGACCCATGCCCTGGAGTGGCCTAGCCTAACTGCGCAGTGGCTTCCAGATGTAACCAGACCAGAAGGGAAAGACTTCAGCATTCATCGACTTGTCCTGGGAACACACACGTCCTATGAACAAAACCATCTTGTAATAGCCAGTGTGCAGCTCCCTAACGATGATGCTCAGTTTGATGCTTCACACTACAACAGTGAGAAAGGAGGATTTGGAGGTTTGGGCTCAGTTAGTggaaaaattgaaatagaaatcAAGATCAACCATGAAGGAGAAGTAAACCTGGCACGTTATATGCCCCAGAACCCTTGCATCATTGCGACAAAGGCTCTATCCAGTGATGTTCTTGTTTTTGACTATACAAAACATCCTTCCAAACCAGACCCTTCTAGAGAGTGCAACCCAGACTTGCGTCTCCATGGACATCAGAAGGAAGGCTATGGACTTTCTTGGAACCCAAATCTCAGTGGGCACTTACTTAGCGCTTCAGACGACCACACCATCTGCCTCTGGGACATCAGTGCTattccaaaggaaggaaaagttgtGGATGAGAAGACCATCTTTACAGGGCATACAGCAGCAGTAGTAGAAGATGTTTCCTGGCATCTGCTCCATGAGTCTCTGTTTGGGTCAGTTGCTAATGATCAGAAACTTATGATCTGGGATACTCGTTCAAACAATACTTCCAAACCAAGCCACTCAGTTGATGCTCACACTGCTGAAGTAAACTGCCTATCTTTCAATCCTTACAGTGAGTTCATGCTGGCCACAGGATCAGCCGACAAGACTGTTGCCTTGTGGGATCTGAGAAATCTGAAACTGAAGTTGCATTCCTTTGAATCACATAAGGATGAAATATTCCAGGTTCAGTGGTCGCCTCACAATGAGACCATTTTGGCTTCCAGTGGTACTGATCGCAGACTGAACGTTTGGGATTTAAGTAAAATTGGAGAGGAACAATCCCTGGAAGATGCAGAAGATGGGCCACCAGAATTGTTGTTTATTCATGGCGGTCAAACTGCCAAGATATCTGATTTCTCCTGGAATCCCAATGAACCTTGGGTGATTTGTTCTGTATCAGAAGACAATATCATGCAAGTGTGGCAAATGGCAGAGAACATTCACAATGATGAAGATCCTGAAGGAAGCGTGGATCCAGAAGGACAAGGATCCTAG